Proteins from a genomic interval of Chryseobacterium indologenes:
- a CDS encoding alkaline phosphatase D family protein: MMENNNQFSRRRFLKNSLLAAGGFFIAPLIESCSDDFTGDADAAPDGLKNSGFESGVASFDPGATGVIIWTRYSAGSNAEITWEISKNNTFSEVIRRGKANATTVNDFTIAIDVQNIPSHTKYYYRFYNRTTKETSVIGETLTLPSKSDSVNDVKMAVVSCSNFPAGLFNVYGAIAQSEADVVVHLGDYIYEYAPGQYGTNPYTNPLGRAHKPAKEILTLDDYRERYRQYRGDKNLQLLHQKKPFICVWDDHEFANDTYKTGAENHQPDEGDFQARKMAAFQAYSEYIPLKTGKDLRIYRSFNFGNILSLYMMDTRVIARDKQMEYSDYLDSSGNFKQAEFQTDFLSTGRKLIGSEQMAWLGSQINTDTAKWKVLGQQILMTKMLVPAELLMLLNQILGEIKKYGSAQPATMQALQTTLAQLIVIKKRYQQQDPALTPQEIARIKTTLPYNLDAWDGYFMEREQLYSILAGKNVVVLAGDTHNAWLGKLNNAQGNFIGTELACSSVSSPGLEGYLGISSDPAKAQELAQAFSLLIDDLEYANLHKRGYLHIKFTPGSAQAEWRFVDNVFSETYNTTTEKTHSIS, translated from the coding sequence ATGATGGAAAACAACAACCAATTCAGCAGAAGGAGATTTCTGAAAAATTCATTATTAGCAGCCGGTGGATTTTTTATCGCACCTCTTATTGAAAGCTGTAGTGATGATTTCACCGGTGATGCAGACGCAGCTCCGGACGGGTTAAAAAATTCAGGATTTGAATCCGGGGTAGCCAGTTTTGATCCCGGAGCAACAGGAGTAATTATCTGGACAAGATATTCAGCGGGCTCCAATGCTGAAATTACCTGGGAAATCAGTAAAAATAATACTTTCTCAGAAGTCATAAGACGTGGAAAAGCCAATGCAACGACTGTTAATGATTTTACCATTGCCATTGATGTACAGAATATTCCTTCCCATACAAAATACTATTACAGGTTTTATAACAGAACTACGAAAGAAACCAGTGTTATTGGAGAAACATTGACATTACCATCCAAATCTGATTCCGTGAATGATGTGAAAATGGCCGTCGTTTCCTGTTCTAATTTTCCGGCCGGACTTTTTAACGTCTATGGAGCCATTGCTCAGTCCGAAGCAGATGTTGTGGTGCACCTTGGTGATTACATTTATGAATATGCACCGGGACAATACGGAACCAATCCTTACACCAACCCACTGGGAAGAGCTCATAAGCCCGCTAAAGAAATTCTTACCCTTGATGATTACAGAGAACGATACAGGCAGTACAGAGGAGATAAAAACCTTCAGCTTCTTCACCAGAAAAAACCATTTATCTGTGTTTGGGATGACCACGAATTTGCCAACGATACTTATAAAACCGGAGCAGAAAATCATCAGCCGGACGAAGGCGATTTTCAGGCAAGAAAAATGGCGGCATTCCAGGCATACAGCGAGTACATTCCCTTAAAAACCGGAAAAGATCTTAGAATTTACAGAAGTTTTAATTTCGGAAATATACTTTCCCTTTACATGATGGATACAAGAGTGATTGCAAGGGACAAACAAATGGAATATTCAGATTATCTGGATAGTTCAGGAAACTTTAAACAGGCAGAGTTTCAGACAGACTTTCTAAGTACAGGCAGAAAACTGATCGGAAGTGAGCAAATGGCCTGGCTGGGATCTCAGATTAATACAGATACAGCGAAATGGAAAGTGCTGGGGCAACAGATCCTCATGACCAAAATGTTGGTTCCTGCCGAATTATTGATGCTGCTCAATCAGATTCTGGGTGAAATAAAAAAGTATGGAAGTGCACAGCCTGCAACAATGCAGGCCCTTCAGACCACATTGGCCCAATTGATTGTTATCAAAAAAAGATATCAGCAGCAAGATCCGGCTTTAACACCACAGGAAATCGCCAGAATAAAAACCACTCTCCCTTACAATCTGGACGCATGGGATGGCTACTTTATGGAAAGAGAACAACTTTATTCTATTTTGGCGGGGAAGAATGTAGTCGTTCTGGCAGGAGATACACACAATGCATGGTTGGGTAAACTCAACAACGCACAGGGAAATTTCATTGGAACAGAATTGGCATGCAGCTCAGTCTCTTCACCCGGATTAGAAGGCTATCTGGGAATTAGCTCCGATCCTGCTAAAGCTCAGGAACTGGCTCAGGCATTTTCGTTACTGATCGATGACCTTGAGTATGCTAACCTTCATAAAAGAGGTTATCTGCATATAAAGTTTACTCCAGGAAGCGCTCAGGCAGAATGGAGGTTCGTAGACAATGTCTTTTCCGAAACTTATAATACCACTACTGAAAAAACACATAGTATATCATAG
- a CDS encoding Na+/H+ antiporter, whose translation MVENFIYYLGLVLVIIGSIMLANRLKVAYPIILVIAGLLISFIPGLPVIKIDPELIFIIFLPPLLYEAAFAVSWKEIWKLRRVITSFAFIVVFLTAISVAFVANYYIPGFSLALGFVLGGIVSPPDAVSAGAILKFVKVPKNVSTVLEGESLFNDASSLIIFRFAMVAVATGQFLWQDALASFGWMIFGGLGIGVLLAYIFLKIEKIFPTDVNMDAILSLVAPYVMYIAAEEVHASGVLAVVSGGLFLSVRRHEIFRTPESRLKGSNVWESFVFLINGIVFLLIGLDLPEIMVGLRKEGVSFSDAVNYSLVITAVLIVVRFLASFGAVFTTMIMRNYINVADRSPGMKLPVLMGWTGMRGVVSLAAALSIPVLMDNGQPFPHRDLILFITFVVILVTLILQGLTLPALIRKLNLSDSGGRYWSKEESEHFLRREMRRVALHYLNENYRERRAENEYFNRMLDRWEKEDKEDSIHKMSDEGKKIYFEALEQQRIWLREENRRNMNIDEEYIRHYLTRLDMEEERVRM comes from the coding sequence ATGGTGGAAAATTTTATTTATTACTTAGGACTCGTCCTCGTAATCATTGGCTCTATTATGCTGGCCAATCGTTTGAAAGTTGCATATCCTATTATTCTGGTCATTGCAGGATTACTTATAAGTTTTATTCCCGGTTTGCCTGTTATCAAAATTGATCCTGAACTGATCTTCATTATTTTTCTGCCACCCCTTTTATATGAGGCCGCTTTTGCCGTTTCATGGAAAGAAATATGGAAGCTAAGACGTGTCATTACAAGCTTTGCATTTATCGTGGTTTTTCTTACTGCAATTTCAGTTGCCTTTGTAGCCAATTACTATATTCCGGGGTTTTCTTTGGCTTTAGGTTTTGTATTGGGAGGCATAGTATCTCCTCCGGATGCGGTAAGTGCCGGGGCGATTTTGAAATTTGTAAAAGTTCCTAAAAATGTTTCTACAGTTTTAGAAGGAGAAAGCCTTTTCAATGATGCCTCTTCTTTGATTATATTCAGGTTTGCCATGGTGGCTGTCGCTACAGGCCAGTTTTTATGGCAGGACGCTCTTGCAAGCTTTGGATGGATGATCTTCGGAGGATTGGGAATAGGTGTGTTGCTTGCCTATATCTTTTTGAAGATCGAAAAAATATTCCCTACAGATGTCAATATGGATGCGATATTAAGTCTTGTAGCACCTTATGTGATGTATATTGCTGCAGAAGAAGTTCATGCTTCCGGAGTATTGGCCGTAGTAAGCGGCGGATTGTTTCTTTCGGTCAGGAGACATGAGATCTTCAGAACCCCGGAATCAAGATTGAAAGGATCCAACGTATGGGAAAGCTTTGTATTTTTAATCAATGGAATTGTATTTTTATTAATAGGATTAGATCTCCCTGAAATTATGGTGGGGCTACGTAAAGAAGGAGTAAGCTTTTCAGATGCCGTCAATTATAGTCTCGTGATTACGGCAGTATTGATTGTAGTCCGGTTTCTGGCTTCTTTTGGGGCGGTATTTACAACAATGATAATGCGGAATTATATCAACGTTGCAGACAGAAGCCCGGGGATGAAACTTCCCGTTCTGATGGGCTGGACGGGAATGCGCGGAGTGGTTTCCCTGGCAGCCGCATTATCCATCCCGGTACTGATGGATAACGGACAACCCTTTCCACATCGTGATCTGATTCTCTTTATTACCTTTGTAGTGATTCTGGTCACATTAATCCTTCAGGGACTTACATTGCCGGCGCTGATCAGGAAGCTCAACTTATCAGATTCCGGAGGAAGGTATTGGTCGAAAGAAGAATCCGAACATTTTCTGCGGAGAGAAATGCGTCGTGTAGCCCTGCATTATCTTAACGAAAACTATAGGGAAAGAAGAGCCGAGAATGAATATTTTAATCGTATGCTTGATCGTTGGGAGAAAGAAGATAAGGAAGACTCCATTCATAAAATGTCTGATGAAGGTAAAAAAATATATTTTGAGGCACTGGAACAGCAACGCATATGGCTTCGCGAAGAAAACAGACGCAATATGAATATAGATGAAGAATACATCAGACATTATTTAACCAGATTGGATATGGAAGAAGAAAGAGTGAGAATGTAA
- a CDS encoding MBL fold metallo-hydrolase → MNLVKQLGQFPDEKRKEYFSTLPNYINGKFQNILVTPALLEGESMTKALVSSLCKIENTSPRTALPFVTTDLKNLTREENILVWFGHSSYLIQIDGKRFLIDPVFSGNASPMPGSIKAFQGADYYKPEHMPDIDFLLISHDHWDHLDFKTVQALKNHVGTVICGLGTGQHFEYWGWKPEKIIEKNWWESISIAEGFTITLTPARHFSGRLLNRNISLWTSFVLKTPSKNLFLGGDSGYGNHFTEIGEKYGPFDLAVMECGQYNEKWPYIHSLPDQIITEVKELKAKNFIPVHHSKFKLSQHTWYEPLELISKYAEENHQPITLPLIGEKVNLDHLEHTVWEKWWKEYI, encoded by the coding sequence ATGAATTTAGTAAAACAACTGGGGCAATTCCCCGATGAAAAAAGAAAAGAATATTTCAGTACACTTCCCAATTATATTAACGGGAAATTCCAGAATATACTTGTCACACCAGCCTTATTAGAAGGTGAAAGCATGACCAAAGCTCTTGTGAGCAGCTTATGCAAAATAGAAAATACATCACCCCGAACAGCTCTTCCTTTTGTAACAACTGATCTCAAAAACCTTACCCGTGAAGAAAATATTCTCGTATGGTTTGGACATAGCTCTTATCTGATACAGATTGATGGTAAAAGATTTTTAATAGATCCGGTTTTCAGTGGAAATGCTTCTCCAATGCCAGGGTCTATCAAAGCTTTCCAGGGTGCAGATTATTATAAACCGGAGCATATGCCTGATATTGATTTCCTCCTTATTTCCCATGATCACTGGGATCATCTGGATTTTAAAACCGTACAGGCCTTAAAAAATCATGTAGGGACTGTCATTTGTGGATTAGGTACCGGTCAGCATTTTGAATACTGGGGCTGGAAACCGGAAAAAATTATTGAAAAAAACTGGTGGGAAAGTATCAGTATTGCAGAAGGTTTCACCATTACGCTGACACCGGCAAGACATTTTTCCGGCAGATTGCTGAACAGGAATATCTCATTATGGACTTCATTCGTATTGAAAACCCCATCCAAAAACCTGTTTCTGGGAGGAGACAGCGGCTATGGAAATCATTTTACCGAAATAGGAGAAAAATACGGACCCTTTGATCTGGCTGTAATGGAGTGCGGACAGTATAACGAGAAATGGCCGTACATCCATTCCTTGCCTGACCAGATTATTACCGAAGTAAAAGAATTGAAGGCGAAAAATTTCATCCCTGTACACCATTCAAAATTTAAATTGTCTCAGCATACCTGGTACGAACCTCTGGAACTGATCTCAAAATATGCAGAAGAAAACCATCAACCCATTACCTTGCCGCTCATCGGTGAAAAAGTAAATCTCGATCACCTGGAGCACACGGTCTGGGAAAAATGGTGGAAAGAATACATATAA